CTGGTGGCCACTGGCCCCGGCACTGCTGCTGACGATCGTGCTGGTGATCCTCGCCTTCACGCTCCGCGGCCGCAGGGACGAAGGGGCCGGGCTCGTCCGGGGAGGTCTCGGCAGAACATCGGCGTCCGGCCTGCTGTCCGGCCCGTTCGCGCTGGCGTTGCGGCTGCAACGGGGAGCGCTGACGGGCTGGACGGTCGGCTTCGTCCTGTTCGGCGCTTTCGTGGGAACCATCGCTGAGCAGGCGGCCAGGTTCGTGGAGAGCAACGAGACCGCGCAACGCTTCTTCGCACAGAACGGGCAGGCGGACTCGGCCGAGACCATGATCGCCACCTACATCTCGTTGATGGCCATGATCGCAGGCGGATTCGCCCTGCAGTCGGCCGGTCTGTCCCGTGCCGAGGAGTCGGCGGGACGGCTGGAGCCCCTGCTCGGAGGCACACCGCTGTCCCGAACCCGGTGGGCGGTGGCGAACCTGGCCGCCACGATCTCCGGCAGCGTACTGGTGCTGGGCGGGGGCGGACTGGGCGCGGGTCTCGTGTACGCGGCGGTCAGCGGGGACGTGAGCAACGTGCTCCGGGTGCTCGCCGCGGCCCTGGTGCACCTGCCCGCGGTGTGGGTGCTGGCCGGGATCGCCACGCTCCTGTTCGGGCTGGTGCCCGCAGTGAGCGGTCTCGGCTGGCTGGTGCTGGCCTGGGTCGTGTTCGTCGGGATGTTCGGCCCCCTGCTGCGGCTTCCCGACTGGCTCGCCGAGGTATCACCCTTCGCACACACCCCGATGCTGCCCACCGGGGAGCCGGAAGCCACACCGCTGATCGCGCTGACCGCGACGGCGGTGGTCCTGATGGCGATCGGGGTCACCGCGTTCCGGCGACGCGACACGGCGTGACCGGCGGTCGGAGCGGCCGGTGCCGGAACGACTCCGCGCACCGGCCGTTCCGGTGAGTGGGGTGCGGGCAACCACCCGGAAGGCGCTCGACTCCGGGACGCCGAACGGGGGACGGGCGCGGGAGGACTCAGCAGCCTCCCCCACCACCTCCGCCTCCGCCGGAGCCACCGCCGCCGCAACCACCTGCGCCGCCACCTCCACCACCGGGGCCGCCACCTCCACCACCGGGGCCGCCACCTCCGACGGCTCCGCCGCCTCCGGCGAAGTGGGCGTGGCCCCCGCTTCGGGACGAGGAGCGGTAACCCGCGTAACCAACCCGGGTGGGAGTCCACTGGTCACCGCGCTTCGGGGTGTTCGCCCGGAACGCGGTGACCAGCATGACGACCAGGAACAGCGCCAGGAGCAGCACGGGGGCACCGACCACGAACAAGGCCTGTGACACGACAACTCACCTCGCTACGGCAACACGGGCTCGAAAGCACGGAGCATACGCGCGCAGCCGCCGATTCGGGGCGAATCAGACGATCCGCAACCCGGTTGCCGCAACCCGTCCACCCACGACACCCGGCCCAGACGGACGTTTCGCGCGAAACGTCCCGAGTTCCGGTCAGAGCTTGACCAGTGGAACGCTGCCGATCAGCATCAACCGCAAGGTCCCGGAGTTGCCGAAGTCGATGGTCGCGGTGGCGCGTACACCTTCGCCCTCCGTGGACAGCACCGTGCCCAATCCGTACTTGTCGTGGTTGACCCTGTCCCCTTCGGCCAGCTTGATCGGCACCGCCTTCTTCCAGTCGGAGGCCGTGGAAGCACGTTCCGCCCCACCTCCGGACCTCTTGCCGTCCGCGCCGTCCTTCGGTGACCAGCTGCCACGCTCACGCGGTGCCGAACGCTCGTGTTCGACCCTGCGCCACTCCACGAGGTGCTCCGGAATCTCGGGGATGAACCGGGACGCCGGATTGGTCATCGGCTGTCCCCACGCGGAACGCATCAGGGCACGGGAGAGGTACAACCGCCTCTTGGCGCGGGTGATCCCCACGTAGGCGAGCCGTCGCTCCTCGGAAAGCTCCGCGGCATCGCC
This genomic stretch from Actinopolyspora halophila DSM 43834 harbors:
- a CDS encoding ABC transporter permease, which translates into the protein MNGMAGTGALVKLILRRDRIRIPVWIAGVAVFLLGSVASFPTAYGTAAERQARATLMDNPATVVLTGPGFGREDYTYGAMTANEMGGMTAVLIALMSILLVMRHSRHEEESGRTELLRSAVVGRYAPPAAALITVLGVNLLLGLVLGLGLPATLPELSLSGSLLFAAGLTSVGFVFTAVAAVTAQLVEHGRAASGLAGALLAATFALRGAGDLGDGTLSWLSPIGWAQRTRAYVDGTWWPLAPALLLTIVLVILAFTLRGRRDEGAGLVRGGLGRTSASGLLSGPFALALRLQRGALTGWTVGFVLFGAFVGTIAEQAARFVESNETAQRFFAQNGQADSAETMIATYISLMAMIAGGFALQSAGLSRAEESAGRLEPLLGGTPLSRTRWAVANLAATISGSVLVLGGGGLGAGLVYAAVSGDVSNVLRVLAAALVHLPAVWVLAGIATLLFGLVPAVSGLGWLVLAWVVFVGMFGPLLRLPDWLAEVSPFAHTPMLPTGEPEATPLIALTATAVVLMAIGVTAFRRRDTA